The window CACAACTCCGCGACCCGGCACGACCGCTCGTGGTCGTGGCCACCCAGACTGTCGAGGTCGGCGCCGACATGGATGTTGACGCGCTTATCACCGAGGCGTGTCCGCTGGATGCGCTCACCCAGCGCCTGGGCAGGCTGAACCGACTTGGCCGGGCCATCAGCGCCGACGCGGTCATCGTGTGGGATGCCAGCGTGCACGGTCAGCAGGAACAGACCCTGGTCTATGGCTCGGCGACGGGCCGAACCTGGGATTGGCTTGTCGAGCGGGCGGGACCGGTGACGCAGACGACCCCGGCGAAGGTGCTCGCCACCCTCCCTAGAGCGCCCATCCTCGACCTGGGCGTCCGAGGTGAGCTGGCGCGCCTGACGCCTGGCGAGCGAGCCAACTTGGCGACCGCGAGTCCGCTGGCTCCAGTGGTGCTGTCGCCGATCCTCGACATCTGGTCTCGGACCAGCCCGATACCGGTTCCTGACCAACCCGTCGCACCGTTCCTTCATGGACTCACACCGCCGCGAGCGGAGGTCTCGGTGTGCTGGCGGGCCGGCTTGTCCGGACGCGAAGCATGGGAGGAGGAGCTCGCCTTGGTGCCGCCCGGGGCTCACGAGCTGGTCACCGTCTCCTACGTCGAGGCGCGGCGGGTCCTGTTGCGCCTGTCGGGTTCCAGCACGCAGAGTGATTCCGAGGGTGGGCTGGAGGAGGAGGATCCCTTCGACGAGGCGCCAACCGTACAGGGCTGGGTGCTGCGCGGCGACGGCAAGATCGTGCCGTTGACCCAGCCTGCCCTGCGTCCGGGCGCCATCGTGGTGTTGGACAGCGAGTCGGGCGGGCACGATGCGTGGGGTTGGACCGGACGCCTGGAGGACGGCAAGGTTGCCGACGTCGCCGATCCAGGAGAGCGCGGTCCCTGGCGGTTGCGCCTGCGGCCCGGGCTCTGGAACCACGTCCTGGCCTCGAGCCACGACGCGTGGCAGGTGCTTGGGGACCCCGACCATGATCGGCGCGAGCTCCAGGACCTGGTCCGGACGCTGCACGGTCACGCCGAGCCCGGCCCGCTGCGCACCTTGCTCGGCCACTTCGCCGGTCCCGAGCGCTGGGGACCGGAGGTCAGACAGCGCTGGGTGTCAGGCGGGATCATCCTGACCCGTCCCCGGAGCGGACCCGACGACGTGCACGGCGGTCTCACCGACGGTGCCGATGACCGAGCTGGCCTGGTCCCTGGTTCCTCTTCGGTCGCCCGGACACCGATTGGGCTACATCGACACCTGCGGGACGTCGGTGGCCGGGCGCGGATGGAGGCGCTGGGCCTCGGACTGCCTGCGGACCTGGTCCACGCGCTTACGGTGGCCGGACTCGCCCACGACCTCGGCAAGGCTGATCCGCGCTTCCAGTTGGTGTTGCACGGAGGTGACCGATACCGGCGCGAGCTGGCGCCCGAGCTTTTGGCCAAATCGCCGGTTGCTACCTCCAGCCAGGCCGAGCGGTCGAGCATCGCTCGCCTCTCAGGGCGGCCCCGAGGGATGCGTCACGAGAGCATCTCCGCTACGGCGCTCCTGCGCCTGCAGATCCTGCACCCTGAGCTACTCGCAGGGATTGACGCCGAACTCGTGCTCCACCTGGTTGCCTCCCACCACGGTCATGCCAGGCCGCTGCTGCCGGCTGTGGTGGACACCGAGCCGGTGGACGTGGAGGCCGGCCTCCCGGCACTCGACCCAGACGTGGCGCCCCTGCTCGCGTCGGTGCGCAGCGACGAGGGCGTCGTCGACTGGGACCATCCGGGCCGCTACGCCCGCCTCTGCGCGCGCTATGGACGCTGGGGTCTGGCCCTACTGGAGACCGTCCTGCGGCTGGCCGACATGGCCGAGTCCGAGGCGTACGACCGGGAGGTCCCGTCATGACCGTGCTCAGGCTGCCTGCGCTGCGCAGTGATGACACGCTCGGTTTCCTGGCTGCAATCGGAACCGTGGAGCTCTGCTCCACGGCGCTGGGCTGGAACGTCCGGCTGGGCTGGGAGCGGCTTGGCGGTGCCGCCCTCCTGGACGCGCCGGTCGGCACGGTGCACGATCTGGCAGCTTCGCTGCTCGGGGTGGCCGTGAAGCTCAATGGCGAGGGGCGCCTTGTGCCCGGAGTCGAGGCCGGGCTCATCCCCAAAGCGCTGAGCACGCTCGAGCGCAGGAAGCAGAGCCTCGCCCTGGACCCGCTCAAGATGACGCCGGAGATCGCCGTCCGCCGCTTCGCCGGCCTGCAGGAGGGTGACCTGCCAGGAGCGGGAACGGACGCGCGTTGGCTCGCGGCGCTGGTGGCGCAGTGCGCACCGGCTCCGACGGCTACGGCGGGGGAGCGCCGGCTGACCCCGCTCTATGCACCGAGAGGCATGATGACGCTGTTCCAGTTGTTTCGCGATTCCCTCTCGGAGGTGACGAACCGACCGGAACTCCTTGAACAGGCGTTGTTGAACTGGCGGCGAGATGAAGGCACGGGTGCCGATCTCGACGCCCGCTGGCTGAGGGATGGAGCTGCTGCGAGCCGCGAGCGAAAGAGTGGGACGGACAACCAAGCGGTGTTGGGCGCCACCTGGCTCGCCCTACAGTCCCTGCCCTGGTTCACCCAGACTGGGGACGGCCGTCTCGCGGAGGCGACCGGGTGGGTACGCGGGCGGGGTGGCTCGGCTCTGCGCTGGCCGGTCTGGACCGCCCTACTCGACGTGCCGGCGATCCAGGTTGTGCTGTCTCATCCCGAAATCGGTCCAACGCCGGCATCGCCGTCACTCGGCGTCGTCGGTGTGTGCGAGGCGAGGCGACGCGCACTCAGTAAGTCTGCTGGGCCGCTCCAGCCCCCTGTAGTCCTGTGGTCAGCATGACTGCGGTCCCCGATTTGGTGCCCGCTCGGATGGTCAACGAGTTCGCGTATTGTCCACGGCTGTTCTTCCTCGAGTGGGTGCAGTCCCAGTTCGAGGACAGCGCGGACACGGTCGACGGCCGCTACCAGCACCGGGTGGTGGACGAGGAGACCGGAAGGGTGCCCCCTCCCGAGTCGGCGGACCAGCTTCGAGGTGCCCGTTCGGTCTTGGTCTCGGCACCGCGGCTCGGCTTGATCGGCAGGATGATTTACTGGAAGGAGATGCCGGTTCGGTCGTTCCGGTGGATTATAAGCGTGGGGCGCCGGCTGACCGCCCCGGTCGTGTTTGGGAGCCCGAGCGTCGACAAGTCGCCGTGCACGCGCTGATGCTGCGGGACGCCGGCTACCAAGTCGATCATGCCGCGCTCTACTTCGCCGAGACCCG of the Mycobacteriales bacterium genome contains:
- the cas3u gene encoding type I-U CRISPR-associated helicase/endonuclease Cas3 is translated as MTLQAGGFPDFFFAVHGLAPFAWQVELASLVIKTGRWPAALDVPTGMGKTAVLDIAVFALACQARDPERTAPTRTFLVVDRRVIVDQAHERAQRIADAIAGSSTGVLAEVGAALRNLAGEQGPPLATVRMRGGSTWASRWLSSACTPAIVTGTVDQLGSRLLFRGYGVSDGMKPINAALCGKDSLLLLDEAHLSQPFLRTVTAVRSYEALAVEPVLGARRPRAVLLSATLSKPSDGSLDDVFACDPEAETSPVAQARLHAVKRTRLLDVKARGDLAPVLDDLARHALATGAERVAVICNTVALARSVFEGLKTVTDKVDRALLIGRCRGVERDANADMWVRGRLAATQLRDPARPLVVVATQTVEVGADMDVDALITEACPLDALTQRLGRLNRLGRAISADAVIVWDASVHGQQEQTLVYGSATGRTWDWLVERAGPVTQTTPAKVLATLPRAPILDLGVRGELARLTPGERANLATASPLAPVVLSPILDIWSRTSPIPVPDQPVAPFLHGLTPPRAEVSVCWRAGLSGREAWEEELALVPPGAHELVTVSYVEARRVLLRLSGSSTQSDSEGGLEEEDPFDEAPTVQGWVLRGDGKIVPLTQPALRPGAIVVLDSESGGHDAWGWTGRLEDGKVADVADPGERGPWRLRLRPGLWNHVLASSHDAWQVLGDPDHDRRELQDLVRTLHGHAEPGPLRTLLGHFAGPERWGPEVRQRWVSGGIILTRPRSGPDDVHGGLTDGADDRAGLVPGSSSVARTPIGLHRHLRDVGGRARMEALGLGLPADLVHALTVAGLAHDLGKADPRFQLVLHGGDRYRRELAPELLAKSPVATSSQAERSSIARLSGRPRGMRHESISATALLRLQILHPELLAGIDAELVLHLVASHHGHARPLLPAVVDTEPVDVEAGLPALDPDVAPLLASVRSDEGVVDWDHPGRYARLCARYGRWGLALLETVLRLADMAESEAYDREVPS